In the genome of Rhodoplanes sp. Z2-YC6860, one region contains:
- a CDS encoding DUF1244 domain-containing protein translates to MDDKTRTELEAAVYRRLVEHLRTRTDVQNIDMMNLAGFCRNCLSNWMKDAADAKGVAMTKDQSREIVYGEPFDQWKAKHQKEASPEQKAAFAKSSAVHKH, encoded by the coding sequence ATGGACGACAAGACCCGCACCGAGCTCGAGGCCGCCGTTTACCGGCGCCTGGTCGAGCACCTGCGCACGCGAACCGATGTGCAGAACATCGACATGATGAATCTCGCCGGTTTCTGCCGCAACTGCCTGTCGAACTGGATGAAGGATGCGGCCGACGCCAAGGGCGTGGCGATGACCAAGGACCAGAGCCGCGAGATCGTCTACGGCGAACCGTTCGACCAGTGGAAGGCGAAGCATCAGAAGGAGGCGTCGCCGGAGCAGAAGGCGGCGTTCGCGAAGTCTTCTGCGGTTCACAAGCACTGA
- a CDS encoding 2-hydroxyacid dehydrogenase, whose protein sequence is MPPNHAPRIVVVPPSHADIAEMAKSLAPSGFEVVPSRADRAALEQVLPSTEYVVCYPNLKLDDALYRIAPKLKLYQLLSAGYDDVDLEAARRAKVPVCNNGGANAISVSEHAMMLMLAVSRRVIWQHANVSAGRWRGNGPAPMMYEIFDKTLGIVGLGTIGKKVARIARAFGMRVQYYDIARLPEHEEDALGVRFRLLNELLASSDYVSLHVPLNDSTHHLIGANELALMKPTAVIVNTSRGPVIDEVALTRTLADNKIFGAGLDVFDQEPPPPDNPLFKLNNVLLTSHFAGPTWDNHVARFRNAFDNVQRVARGEKPLWVVPELADLVG, encoded by the coding sequence ATGCCCCCAAATCACGCTCCACGCATCGTCGTTGTTCCGCCCTCCCATGCCGACATCGCCGAGATGGCCAAGTCCCTGGCGCCGTCGGGCTTCGAGGTGGTGCCTTCGCGCGCCGACCGGGCCGCGCTCGAGCAGGTGCTGCCCTCAACCGAATACGTGGTCTGTTATCCCAACCTGAAGCTCGATGACGCGCTCTACAGGATCGCGCCGAAGCTCAAGCTCTATCAGCTCTTGAGCGCCGGCTACGACGACGTCGATCTCGAAGCCGCGCGCCGCGCCAAGGTGCCGGTCTGCAACAACGGCGGCGCCAACGCCATCTCGGTGTCCGAGCACGCCATGATGCTGATGCTCGCCGTGTCGCGCCGGGTGATCTGGCAGCACGCCAATGTCTCGGCGGGCCGGTGGCGCGGCAACGGGCCGGCGCCGATGATGTACGAGATCTTCGATAAGACCCTCGGCATCGTGGGGCTCGGCACCATCGGCAAGAAGGTGGCGCGGATCGCGCGCGCCTTCGGCATGCGGGTGCAGTATTACGACATCGCGCGATTGCCCGAGCACGAGGAGGATGCGCTCGGCGTGCGCTTCCGGCTCCTCAACGAGCTCCTGGCCAGCTCCGATTATGTGTCGCTGCACGTGCCGCTCAACGACTCCACCCATCACCTGATCGGCGCGAACGAACTCGCGCTGATGAAGCCCACGGCGGTGATCGTCAACACCAGCCGCGGCCCCGTGATCGACGAGGTCGCGCTGACCAGGACGCTCGCCGACAACAAGATCTTCGGCGCGGGCCTCGACGTGTTCGACCAGGAGCCGCCGCCGCCCGACAATCCGCTGTTCAAGTTGAACAACGTGTTGTTGACGTCGCACTTTGCGGGGCCGACCTGGGATAACCACGTGGCGCGCTTCCGCAATGCCTTCGACAATGTGCAGCGCGTCGCGCGCGGCGAGAAACCGCTTTGGGTGGTGCCCGAGCTGGCGGATCTGGTGGGTTAG
- a CDS encoding amidohydrolase family protein encodes MSTLLIKNIGEFFTGDITNPLASVTSLLIDGNKIAALDPPADTKADAIIDAGGSAVMPGLVDGHVHPVFGEWTPTQDTIGWIGNYLHGGTTTMVSACELHVPGLDYENLTPDLVTSLAVVTAHTTGRIRWSGARVHAGTVILVPGMKEEHFDRLAAAKSICAKFIFFPLASRKDEALQYQEWCRARGIRTKVHTGGVSRSGLSQMCGYDILSWLKPDIAAHLSGGPIPMSDDDLDKVIDTTSFAIEICSSGNYGSTKRAVERMRAKNQLARLTLGTDTPGGTGVIPRGMLRNICYIASVCGVPPAEAVAVATGNTAEAHGLDVGILAPGRPADIVICGPVEGSAGTSISDAIAHGDLPGIAYVIADGEIVVSGRSRQTPPPKRKMFFSCCDLHTGGFAAS; translated from the coding sequence ATGTCCACACTGCTCATCAAAAACATCGGCGAGTTCTTCACCGGCGACATCACAAACCCGCTTGCCTCCGTCACATCGCTCCTGATCGACGGCAACAAAATCGCCGCTCTCGATCCGCCCGCCGACACCAAGGCCGACGCGATCATTGACGCTGGCGGCAGCGCCGTGATGCCGGGCCTTGTCGATGGCCATGTCCATCCGGTGTTCGGCGAATGGACGCCGACGCAGGACACCATCGGCTGGATCGGCAATTATCTTCACGGCGGCACCACCACCATGGTTTCGGCCTGCGAACTGCACGTGCCGGGCCTCGACTACGAGAACCTGACGCCCGATCTCGTCACTTCGCTTGCCGTGGTTACGGCGCACACCACCGGCCGCATCCGCTGGAGCGGCGCGCGGGTTCACGCCGGCACCGTGATCCTCGTGCCCGGCATGAAGGAAGAGCACTTCGATCGTCTTGCCGCCGCGAAATCGATCTGCGCCAAGTTCATTTTCTTCCCGCTCGCGAGCCGCAAGGACGAGGCGCTGCAATATCAGGAATGGTGCCGCGCCCGCGGCATCCGCACCAAGGTGCACACCGGCGGCGTGTCGCGCTCGGGCCTGTCGCAGATGTGCGGCTATGACATTCTGTCGTGGCTCAAGCCCGACATCGCGGCGCATCTCAGCGGCGGACCCATTCCGATGAGCGACGACGATCTCGACAAGGTGATCGACACCACGAGTTTCGCGATCGAGATCTGCTCGTCCGGCAACTACGGCTCGACCAAGCGTGCGGTCGAGCGCATGCGCGCGAAGAACCAGCTCGCGCGTTTGACGCTTGGCACCGACACGCCCGGCGGCACCGGCGTGATCCCGCGCGGCATGCTCCGCAACATCTGCTACATCGCCTCGGTGTGCGGTGTGCCGCCGGCTGAAGCGGTCGCGGTTGCGACCGGCAACACCGCCGAGGCCCACGGCCTCGACGTCGGCATCCTGGCGCCCGGCCGTCCGGCCGATATCGTGATCTGCGGCCCTGTCGAAGGCTCGGCCGGCACGTCGATTTCCGACGCCATCGCGCACGGCGATCTTCCCGGCATTGCGTATGTAATTGCCGACGGCGAGATCGTGGTCAGCGGAAGAAGCCGCCAGACGCCGCCGCCCAAGCGCAAGATGTTCTTCTCCTGCTGCGATCTGCACACCGGCGGTTTCGCGGCGTCCTGA
- a CDS encoding MarR family winged helix-turn-helix transcriptional regulator yields MAALNHAMRNASGQGVIYSQMVAERLGVSSSDLECLDFIVTRGPQTAGDLAEATGLTTGAITGVIDRLEQAGFARRERDADDRRKVLVKFQPGAERRIMPLFKPIERASMEVLAGLSDKELALMLDVMTRLSDAANAAMAELREQPKLPAKPAKSPKR; encoded by the coding sequence ATGGCGGCGCTCAACCACGCGATGCGCAACGCCAGCGGCCAGGGCGTGATCTACAGCCAGATGGTTGCCGAGCGGCTCGGCGTGAGCAGCAGCGACCTGGAATGCCTCGACTTCATCGTGACGCGCGGCCCGCAAACCGCAGGCGATCTTGCCGAAGCGACGGGGCTGACCACGGGTGCGATCACCGGCGTGATCGACCGGCTCGAGCAGGCGGGCTTTGCGCGCCGCGAGCGCGATGCGGACGATCGCCGAAAGGTGCTGGTGAAGTTTCAACCCGGCGCCGAGCGGCGCATCATGCCGCTGTTCAAGCCGATCGAGCGCGCTTCGATGGAGGTGCTGGCGGGCCTGAGCGACAAGGAGCTGGCCTTGATGCTCGATGTCATGACGCGGCTGTCGGACGCCGCCAATGCCGCAATGGCCGAATTGCGGGAGCAGCCCAAGTTGCCGGCGAAGCCCGCGAAATCGCCGAAGCGATAG
- a CDS encoding (2Fe-2S)-binding protein, which translates to MAFAFTVNGKAASVDVDANTPLLWVVREHLKLTGTKFGCGAGLCGACTVHLNGTAVRSCQTTVSEAAGKTVTTIEGLSPTSSHPLQKAWLAEQVPQCGYCQSGQIMQAAELLAKTKNPTREQIVAHMDGNICRCGTYSAIIAAIETAARG; encoded by the coding sequence ATGGCATTCGCATTTACGGTCAATGGCAAGGCAGCAAGCGTCGATGTCGACGCCAACACACCGCTGCTCTGGGTGGTGCGCGAGCATCTGAAGCTCACCGGCACCAAGTTCGGTTGCGGGGCCGGTCTCTGCGGTGCCTGCACGGTGCATCTCAACGGCACGGCGGTGCGCTCGTGCCAGACCACAGTCAGCGAGGCCGCGGGCAAGACCGTCACCACCATCGAGGGCTTGTCGCCGACGAGCTCGCATCCGCTACAGAAGGCCTGGCTCGCCGAGCAGGTGCCGCAATGCGGCTACTGTCAGTCCGGCCAGATCATGCAGGCTGCCGAGCTGCTCGCCAAAACCAAGAATCCGACCCGCGAGCAGATCGTCGCCCACATGGACGGCAACATCTGCCGCTGTGGCACTTACAGCGCGATCATCGCGGCCATCGAAACCGCGGCGAGGGGCTGA
- a CDS encoding glycerate kinase type-2 family protein: MTDRAITDRDFLDGLFRTAIAAAHPSSCLPPHLPPPPTSGRLIVLAAGKAAGAMTEVAEQHYLGRGKFPVERLTGVAVARHGYGRPSQKIEMIEAGHPVPDAAGLAAAQKALALADQATADDLVLVLLSGGASANWIAPVEGLSFADKQAVTRALLRSGANIGEINTLRKHLSRIKGGRLARHAQPARVLTLAISDVPGDEPAVIGSGPTVPDPSTLADARAIVQRHRLALPEAATRALSDERNESPKPGDPAFAHSDYKLIARPADAFRAVESSAQKAGYETVMLGDRVEGEARIVAAEHAARALALQKAGRRAVILSGGELTVTIRGQGRGGPNQEYALALAMALHGAPGIAALAGDTDGTDGGAGSADDPAGARIDQTTLERARLLGLDPAHFLSDNDSTGFFTRIGDLIETGPTCTNVNDFRAIVVDSP, encoded by the coding sequence ATGACGGACCGAGCTATCACGGACCGAGATTTCTTGGACGGCCTGTTCCGCACCGCAATCGCGGCGGCCCATCCATCGTCATGCCTGCCGCCGCATCTGCCGCCGCCACCCACGTCGGGCCGGCTGATTGTGCTCGCGGCCGGCAAGGCCGCGGGTGCCATGACCGAGGTCGCCGAACAGCACTATCTCGGCCGCGGCAAATTTCCGGTCGAACGGCTGACGGGCGTCGCCGTGGCCCGGCACGGTTACGGCCGGCCGAGCCAAAAGATCGAGATGATCGAGGCCGGGCATCCGGTGCCGGACGCGGCAGGGCTCGCGGCGGCCCAGAAGGCACTGGCGCTCGCCGATCAAGCCACCGCCGACGATCTCGTGCTGGTGCTGCTCTCGGGCGGCGCTTCCGCCAACTGGATCGCTCCGGTGGAAGGCTTGAGCTTCGCCGACAAGCAGGCCGTGACACGCGCGCTGCTTCGCTCTGGCGCCAACATCGGCGAGATCAACACGCTCAGAAAGCATCTGTCCCGCATCAAGGGCGGCAGGCTTGCCCGTCATGCGCAGCCGGCGCGCGTCCTGACGCTCGCGATCTCCGACGTGCCGGGCGATGAGCCCGCGGTGATCGGCTCGGGCCCGACTGTGCCCGATCCATCGACGCTGGCCGACGCGCGCGCCATCGTGCAACGCCATCGACTCGCGCTGCCCGAGGCGGCAACGCGCGCATTGAGCGACGAACGCAATGAAAGCCCCAAGCCGGGCGATCCGGCCTTTGCCCATTCGGACTACAAGCTGATCGCACGGCCGGCCGACGCGTTCCGCGCTGTGGAATCGTCCGCGCAGAAGGCCGGTTACGAGACCGTGATGCTGGGCGATCGTGTCGAGGGCGAAGCCAGAATCGTCGCGGCCGAGCATGCCGCCCGCGCGCTCGCGTTGCAGAAGGCGGGTCGCCGCGCCGTGATCCTGTCGGGCGGCGAATTGACCGTGACCATCCGCGGCCAGGGCCGCGGCGGACCGAATCAGGAATACGCCCTGGCGCTCGCCATGGCGCTCCATGGCGCGCCGGGGATTGCGGCGCTGGCCGGCGACACCGACGGCACCGACGGCGGCGCTGGCTCGGCAGACGACCCCGCGGGTGCCAGAATCGACCAAACCACCCTGGAACGGGCCCGTTTGCTTGGCCTCGATCCGGCCCATTTTCTTTCGGACAACGACTCCACCGGTTTCTTTACCCGGATCGGCGATCTCATTGAGACCGGCCCCACGTGCACCAACGTCAATGATTTTCGCGCCATTGTCGTTGACAGCCCCTAA
- a CDS encoding DUF1036 domain-containing protein: MLLPPLSLARAVLVAAALMLLPGTAHADFHLCNNTGSRVGVAVGYKDPEGAWVTEGWWNLSARSCETVLKGTLVARYYYIYAIDYDRGGEWSGQAYMCTRDKEFTIQGTQDCLARGYDKTGFFEVDTGEQRTWTVQLTETGDTAQQRPPLTPGMPVLPTPGRQFPTQLPKTPAR, encoded by the coding sequence TTGCTTCTGCCCCCCCTTTCATTGGCCCGAGCCGTTCTGGTCGCCGCAGCCCTGATGCTGTTGCCCGGCACGGCCCATGCCGATTTCCACCTGTGCAACAACACAGGCAGCCGGGTCGGCGTCGCGGTCGGCTACAAGGATCCGGAGGGCGCCTGGGTCACCGAAGGCTGGTGGAATCTGTCGGCGCGCTCCTGCGAGACCGTGCTGAAGGGCACGCTGGTCGCGCGCTATTACTATATTTACGCGATCGATTACGACCGCGGCGGCGAGTGGTCCGGGCAGGCCTACATGTGCACCCGCGACAAGGAATTCACCATCCAGGGGACGCAGGATTGCCTGGCGCGCGGCTACGACAAGACCGGCTTTTTTGAGGTCGACACCGGCGAGCAGCGCACCTGGACGGTGCAGCTCACCGAGACCGGCGACACCGCCCAGCAACGTCCGCCGTTGACGCCGGGCATGCCGGTGCTGCCGACACCAGGCCGCCAGTTTCCGACGCAATTGCCGAAAACTCCTGCTCGATAA
- a CDS encoding LLM class flavin-dependent oxidoreductase, with translation MAERPRQIHLGLFLQGAGHHVAGWRYPGAEFGGENLAHLRRIVAAAERAKFDMIFLADGLTSGADAHPSMIARFEPLSALAALAMTTSRIGLAATASTTYGEPFHTARVFATLDHLSQGRAAWNAVTTSYARTAANFGTSHPPHDERYAIAEEFIDVVKGLWDSWDDGAFPKDKTSGVYADASKLHVLDHKGKYFTVKGPLNSSRPPQGHPIIVQAGSSDVGQQLAARTAEVVFTAQQTLPGAQDFYRSLKGRLAAFGRKPESLAIMPGFLPVIGGTEKEARDKLATLEGWTDFSKALPLLSERLGHDISSYDLDGPLPELPQSDQLQSRARLLTDLARREGLTLRQLAQLVATGRGHHVMCGTPEQIAARMEEWFVERGADGFNVMPPYFPGGLDDFAEGVVPILQKRGLYRTDYEGSTLRDHFGFARPPNMHR, from the coding sequence GTGGCCGAGCGTCCCCGGCAGATTCACCTAGGGCTTTTTCTGCAAGGCGCCGGCCATCACGTCGCCGGCTGGCGCTATCCCGGCGCGGAATTCGGCGGCGAAAATCTGGCCCATCTGCGACGGATCGTCGCCGCCGCCGAGCGCGCCAAGTTCGACATGATCTTCCTCGCCGATGGGCTGACCAGCGGCGCCGACGCACACCCTTCCATGATCGCGCGCTTCGAGCCGCTGTCGGCGCTGGCCGCGCTTGCGATGACCACCAGCCGCATTGGTCTCGCCGCCACCGCCTCGACCACCTATGGCGAGCCGTTCCACACCGCCCGCGTTTTCGCCACGTTGGACCATTTGAGCCAAGGCCGCGCGGCCTGGAACGCGGTGACGACGTCCTACGCGCGCACCGCCGCGAACTTCGGGACCAGCCATCCGCCACATGACGAACGCTACGCCATCGCCGAGGAGTTCATCGATGTCGTGAAGGGCCTGTGGGACAGCTGGGACGACGGCGCCTTTCCCAAGGACAAGACGAGTGGCGTCTATGCCGACGCCTCGAAGCTCCACGTGCTCGACCACAAGGGCAAATATTTCACGGTCAAAGGCCCGCTGAATTCGTCGCGGCCGCCGCAGGGCCATCCCATCATCGTACAGGCGGGCTCGTCCGATGTCGGCCAGCAACTGGCGGCGCGCACCGCCGAGGTGGTGTTCACGGCGCAGCAGACGCTTCCGGGCGCGCAGGACTTTTATCGGAGCCTCAAGGGCCGGCTCGCGGCGTTCGGGCGGAAGCCTGAGTCGCTTGCCATCATGCCGGGCTTCCTGCCGGTGATCGGGGGCACCGAAAAAGAGGCGCGCGACAAGCTCGCCACGCTGGAAGGCTGGACCGATTTCTCCAAGGCGCTGCCGCTTCTCTCCGAGCGGCTCGGCCACGACATCAGCAGCTATGACCTCGACGGCCCGCTGCCGGAACTGCCGCAGTCCGACCAGCTCCAGAGCCGCGCCAGGCTGCTCACCGACCTGGCGCGCCGTGAAGGCCTGACCTTGCGCCAGCTGGCGCAACTCGTCGCCACCGGCCGCGGCCATCACGTGATGTGCGGCACGCCCGAGCAGATCGCGGCGCGGATGGAGGAGTGGTTCGTCGAGCGCGGCGCTGACGGGTTCAACGTCATGCCGCCGTATTTCCCCGGCGGTCTCGACGATTTCGCCGAGGGTGTGGTGCCGATCCTGCAGAAGCGCGGCCTTTATCGGACTGACTACGAAGGCTCGACGCTGCGCGACCATTTCGGTTTTGCCCGGCCGCCGAACATGCATCGTTGA
- a CDS encoding xanthine dehydrogenase family protein molybdopterin-binding subunit, whose amino-acid sequence MTQHLETSALSRRGFLVGTGSAAIAVAFGNSIPSALAAGPLNVNAFVTIGEDGICTITCPASEMGQGTRTALGVVLAEDLDADWSKVRVIQAPANGKLFGNPKFNNQQQTVGSYSVTGYYEPMRIAGHQARQVLLANAAETLKVPVGELTTEPGFVVHSKSNRKLSYGEIAKTAKVPDPLPAVTKADLKPHSQFRLIGKDIDRVDGPAKVNGTAEYGIDVQLPGMLYAAVLYPDVQHEKPQQIDDAAAKAVKGVVQIVPLPFGVGVIAETVEAAMRAKALLKVTWTKAAPGQTYSDDGVLADYRTIAADWAKPGVEMVKKGDADAALKGAAKVVTAEYFSDHVSHVCMEPLNATVKVDGDKVEVWSGNQAPGIMQILASIGAGTKPDKVSVNTMLLGGGFGRRSDGDDVLHAAMLAKAVPGRAVKMIWSRNEDMQNDKFRPLTVQRIEIGLDDKGEIVGWRHRIVNETYLGRVLPPPVFQAIGKRDVVSGGGGEMSYAVANHRVEWVQAARGVDVGAWRGIAAGYTKFAIETLIDELAAEKKMDPVAYRLDMLKDDPRAAAVVKAVAEMSKWGEKRQGGRAVGIAYSDALHSHTAAAVEISLDEKSGKITVHHVWAAVDAGLAVQPRNIVAQMKSAMTFGLGAAMKEQIHIKDGVVQERNFDAYNVLRMSDVPPMDIKVISNDHEPTGIGEAGVPVIAPAIANAVAQLSGKRLRHLPMTPDRVKQTLG is encoded by the coding sequence ATGACACAGCATCTTGAAACCTCCGCGCTGTCACGCCGTGGCTTCCTGGTCGGCACCGGAAGCGCCGCCATTGCGGTCGCATTCGGCAACAGCATTCCGTCCGCGCTCGCCGCGGGCCCGCTCAACGTCAACGCCTTCGTCACCATCGGCGAAGACGGCATCTGCACCATCACCTGTCCGGCCTCCGAAATGGGGCAGGGCACCCGCACCGCGCTCGGCGTGGTTCTCGCCGAGGATCTCGATGCCGACTGGAGCAAGGTCCGCGTCATCCAGGCGCCGGCCAACGGCAAGCTGTTCGGCAATCCGAAGTTCAACAACCAGCAGCAGACCGTCGGCAGCTATTCGGTCACCGGCTATTACGAGCCGATGCGGATCGCCGGCCATCAGGCGCGCCAGGTGCTGCTCGCCAACGCGGCCGAGACCTTGAAGGTGCCGGTTGGCGAACTCACCACCGAGCCGGGCTTCGTCGTCCACAGCAAGTCCAATCGGAAGCTCAGCTACGGCGAGATCGCCAAGACCGCCAAGGTGCCAGATCCCTTACCGGCCGTGACCAAGGCCGACCTCAAGCCGCACTCGCAATTCCGCCTGATCGGCAAGGACATCGACCGTGTCGACGGACCCGCGAAGGTCAACGGCACCGCCGAATACGGCATCGACGTGCAACTGCCCGGCATGCTCTACGCCGCGGTGCTCTATCCCGACGTGCAGCATGAGAAGCCGCAGCAGATCGACGATGCGGCAGCGAAGGCCGTCAAGGGCGTCGTCCAGATCGTGCCGCTGCCGTTCGGCGTCGGGGTGATCGCCGAGACTGTCGAGGCGGCGATGCGCGCCAAGGCATTGCTCAAGGTCACCTGGACCAAGGCCGCGCCCGGCCAGACCTACAGCGACGACGGCGTCCTCGCCGACTACCGCACCATCGCGGCGGACTGGGCCAAGCCCGGCGTCGAGATGGTCAAGAAGGGCGATGCCGACGCAGCGCTGAAAGGCGCCGCCAAGGTGGTGACGGCGGAGTATTTCTCCGATCACGTCTCGCATGTCTGCATGGAGCCGCTCAATGCGACCGTGAAGGTCGACGGCGACAAGGTCGAGGTCTGGTCCGGCAATCAGGCACCGGGGATCATGCAGATCCTCGCTTCCATCGGCGCCGGCACCAAACCGGACAAGGTCAGCGTCAATACCATGCTGCTCGGTGGCGGCTTCGGACGCCGCTCCGACGGCGACGACGTGCTGCACGCCGCGATGCTGGCGAAGGCAGTCCCCGGACGCGCGGTGAAGATGATCTGGAGCCGCAATGAGGACATGCAGAACGACAAGTTCCGTCCGCTGACCGTGCAGCGCATCGAGATCGGTCTCGATGACAAGGGCGAGATCGTCGGCTGGCGGCATCGCATCGTCAACGAGACTTATCTCGGACGCGTCTTGCCGCCGCCGGTGTTCCAGGCGATCGGCAAGCGCGATGTGGTGTCGGGCGGCGGCGGCGAGATGAGCTATGCCGTGGCCAATCATCGCGTCGAGTGGGTGCAGGCTGCCCGCGGCGTCGATGTCGGCGCATGGCGGGGCATTGCCGCGGGCTACACCAAGTTCGCGATCGAGACGCTGATCGACGAACTCGCCGCCGAGAAGAAAATGGACCCGGTGGCGTACCGGCTGGACATGCTCAAGGACGATCCGCGCGCGGCGGCCGTGGTGAAGGCCGTTGCCGAGATGTCGAAGTGGGGCGAAAAGCGGCAGGGCGGACGTGCCGTCGGCATCGCCTACTCCGACGCGCTGCACAGCCATACGGCGGCGGCGGTGGAAATCTCGCTCGACGAGAAGTCCGGCAAGATCACCGTCCATCACGTCTGGGCCGCGGTCGATGCGGGGCTTGCGGTGCAGCCCCGCAACATCGTGGCGCAGATGAAGAGCGCCATGACGTTTGGCCTGGGTGCGGCGATGAAGGAGCAGATCCACATCAAGGACGGCGTGGTGCAGGAGCGCAACTTCGACGCCTATAACGTGCTGCGCATGTCCGACGTGCCGCCGATGGACATCAAGGTCATCTCCAATGACCATGAGCCCACTGGGATCGGCGAGGCCGGCGTGCCGGTGATCGCACCGGCCATCGCCAACGCGGTCGCGCAACTGTCCGGCAAGCGGCTCCGCCACTTGCCGATGACCCCGGATCGGGTCAAACAGACGCTCGGCTGA
- a CDS encoding class I SAM-dependent methyltransferase — MRTAKPYKGIPMEGMLATWYARNTGRMSEEFRACARRIAAHLSPGAAVLEAAPGPGYLAVELAKLGPYRITGIDISESFVRLASEHAAREGVDVTFRQGDAAALPFASETFDFAVCRAAFKNFSDPVGAIREMHRVLRPGGSALIIDLRNDVPDETIDAAVDGMHLDRINAFLTRVTFKHMLRKRAYSRADFQGMAAATPFGHAEIIDDGIGFDVWLRKLHALTVSA; from the coding sequence ATGCGAACCGCCAAGCCCTACAAGGGCATCCCGATGGAGGGCATGCTCGCCACCTGGTACGCCCGCAACACCGGCAGGATGAGCGAGGAGTTCCGGGCCTGCGCCCGGCGGATCGCCGCGCATCTGTCGCCCGGCGCGGCCGTGCTCGAAGCCGCTCCCGGTCCGGGCTATCTCGCGGTCGAACTGGCGAAGCTCGGGCCCTATCGGATCACCGGGATCGATATCAGCGAGAGCTTCGTGCGGCTCGCGAGCGAGCACGCCGCACGAGAGGGCGTCGACGTGACATTCCGCCAGGGCGACGCGGCGGCATTGCCGTTCGCCAGCGAGACGTTCGATTTCGCGGTCTGCCGCGCGGCGTTCAAGAACTTCAGCGATCCTGTCGGGGCGATCCGCGAGATGCATCGGGTGCTGCGGCCGGGCGGCTCGGCGCTGATCATCGATCTGCGCAACGACGTCCCCGACGAAACCATCGATGCGGCGGTCGACGGCATGCACCTCGATCGCATCAACGCCTTCCTCACCCGCGTCACGTTCAAGCACATGCTGCGCAAGCGCGCCTACTCCCGCGCCGACTTCCAGGGCATGGCCGCGGCGACGCCGTTTGGCCACGCCGAGATCATCGATGATGGCATCGGCTTCGACGTCTGGCTGCGCAAGCTGCACGCGTTGACCGTGAGCGCTTAA